One part of the Eleginops maclovinus isolate JMC-PN-2008 ecotype Puerto Natales chromosome 14, JC_Emac_rtc_rv5, whole genome shotgun sequence genome encodes these proteins:
- the LOC134875929 gene encoding zinc finger protein 30-like isoform X2 — MCEVFLRKIAPSETDEGMFYWKNSSEPLEEMSKCDILRGIVTEKLSTALQEILAVLQRTVSGYEEEALGLRREISRQRSQLELLQPRVSLQRRALVPDAEDHDVEVSPEEEEEQQPAEQETGSLGMLWYDDDEDDEEEEQPTPDPKDPDFQITPRLISPRARSDRRRPGRPRGSIILRVCLLEDARTLVLSNSVFKRHPVQELCCPPGLSEEGFLLLLRSSFPRLTESFELFTSDRTKTLRPLRLEALTPERILSSVRASALYIRLKSREDSGSRGSVGPQEEPSPSGSITSSADETEASSSVPSPRVPSVKRRRGRPRLWKQPPHHVLRVCMLGTHRSDVLSNKVFKRHPVQELCCPPGLSEQEQQQQEEEEEQVQQEEEEEQQQQQEERRLSSDVVMKTDEAGFSSSPVQRAVPCSNAPQEQEVEAQEQEEETQEQEVEAQEQELETQGAAYSSEDGAADEASDGHWKADPDLRPSGARRGKLTGKTACRVCGVSYVVQGSLIKHAWSHADDAPAVCGVCGNRYETSEDLKSHLKKYKKTHECSFCRKSFLTVTGLKCHVTLHTGDRPFKCDLCGKAFAHASNLSIHRWVHREERPHKCDVCPKAFGMKAQLQAHRRTHGQRERFSCGVCGKSLLDMRSLTRHKSTHSGERRYGCEICGKRFKLPGTLRSHEKIHTVRERPFLCHICCKTFISNSGLKMHEKTHAAERPFPCAVCGKGFISNGERNAHMRVHTGEAPHGCSECGRFFKRKTHLNNHVRSHMGIKLFVCSVCGKACSRQEHLTVHMRTHNGERPYQCTVCEKAFTQSHCLKTHMKSHRRGDQGFLNARVLEDGEPTSI, encoded by the exons ATGTGCGAAGTTTTCCTGCGTAAAATCGCCCCTTCTGAGACAGATGAGGGCATGTTTTACTGGAAGAACAGCTCGGAGCCTCTGGAGGAAATGTCCAAATGTGATATCCTGAGAGGCATCGTGACGGAGAAGCTGAGCACCGCGCTGCAGGAGATCCTGGCGGTGCTACAGAGAACTGTGTCCGGGTATGAGGAGGAGGCTTTGGGCCTGAGGAGGGAGATCAGCCGGCAGAGGAGCCAGCTGGAGCTCCTGCAGCCCCGAGTCAGCCTGCAGAGAAGAG CCCTGGTTCCAGATGCTGAAGACCATGATGTGGAGGTTTcccctgaggaggaagaggagcagcagccaG CGGAGCAGGAGACCGGGAGCCTCGGCATGCTGTGGTACGACGAcgatgaggatgatgaagaggaagagcagcCGACACCGGACCCGAAGGACCCCGATTTTCAAATAACACCCCg GCTGATTTCCCCCAGAGCGCGGTCTGACAGGCGGCGGCCCGGCAGACCCCGGGGCAGCATCATCCTCAGGGTCTGCCTCCTGGAGGACGCCCGCACCCTCGTGCTCTCCAACAGCG TGTTTAAGAGGCACCCGGTGCAGGAGCTGTGCTGCCCCCCCGGGCTGTCGGAGGAGGGCTTCCTGCTTCTCCTCCGCTCATCCTTCCCCCGGCTGACGGAGAGCTTCGAGCTCTTCACCTCCGACCGGACCAAGACGCTGCGGCCGCTGCGTCTGGAGGCGCTGACTCCGGAGAGGATCCTCAGCAGCGTGCGAGCCTCCGCCCTATACATTCGCCTCAAg AGCAGAGAGGATTCTGGGAGCAGGGGCTCTGTTGGTCCTCAGGAAGAACCGTCTCCGTCGGGCTCCATCACCTCATCAGCTGACGAGACCGAAGCGTCCagcag CGTACCGTCTCCCAGAGTGCCGTCTGTCAAGCGCCGGCGAGGCAGACCCCGCCTCTGGAAGCAGCCCCCTCACCACGTCCTGAGGGTCTGCATGCTGGGGACGCACCGCTCAGATGTGCTGTCCAACaaag TGTTTAAGAGGCACCCGGTGCAGGAGCTTTGCTGCCCCCCCGGGCTGTCGGAG caggagcagcagcagcaggaggaggaggaggagcaggtgcagcaggaggaggaggaggagcagcagcagcagcaggaggagcgCCGCCTCTCATCTGATGTGGTGATGAAAACTGACGAAGCCGGGTTCAGTTCAAG CCCGGTGCAGCGTGCAGTCCCGTGCAGCAACGCGCCgcaggaacaggaagtagaggcgcaggaacaggaagaagagacgcaggaacaggaagtagagGCGCAGGAACAGGAATTAGAGACGCAGGGCGCTGCATACTCCAGCGAGGACGGAGCTGCAGACGAGGCGTCGGACGGACACTGGAAAGCCGACCCGGACCTGAGGCCGAGCGGCGCCAGGAGAGGGAAGCTCACTGGGAAAACTGCGTGCAGAGTGTGCGGCGTGTCGTACGTGGTGCAGGGCAGCCTGATCAAACACGCCTGGAGTCACGCTGACGATGCGCCGGCCGTCTGCGGGGTCTGCGGCAACCGCTACGAAACCTCCGAGGATTTAAAGTCGCAtctgaagaaatacaaaaagaccCACGAGTGCTCGTTCTGCAGGAAATCCTTCCTCACCGTCACCGGGCTTAAGTGTCACGTCACGCTGCACACTGGCGACCGGCCCTTCAAATGCGACCTCTGCGGGAAGGCCTTCGCGCACGCCTCCAACCTGAGCATCCACCGCTGGGTGCACCGCGAGGAGAGACCGCACAAATGCGACGTGTGCCCGAAGGCATTCGGCATGAAGGCGCAGCTGCAGGCGCACCGGCGGACGCACGGCCAGAGAGAGCGCTTCAGCTGCGGCGTCTGCGGGAAGTCCTTACTGGACATGCGGTCCCTAACGCGACACAAGTCCACACACTCCGGCGAGCGGCGCTACGGCTGCGAAATCTGCGGGAAGCGCTTCAAACTCCCGGGAACGCTGAGGTCTCACGAGAAGATCCACACGGTGCGCGAGCGGCCCTTCCTCTGCCACATCTGCTGCAAGACCTTCATCTCCAACAGTGGGCTGAAGATGCACGAGAAGACGCACGCTGCCGAGCGCCCGTTCCCGTGCGCCGTCTGCGGGAAGGGCTTCATCTCCAACGGTGAGCGCAATGCGCACATGCGCGTGCACACGGGCGAGGCGCCACATGGCTGCTCCGAGTGCGGACGCTTCTTCAAGCGCAAGACGCACCTGAACAACCACGTGAGGAGCCACATGGGCATCAAGCTGTTCGTGTGCAGCGTCTGCGGGAAGGCGTGCTCGCGGCAGGAGCACCTGACTGTGCACATGAGGACGCACAACGGGGAGAGACCCTACCAATGTACCGTCTGCGAGAAGGCCTTCACTCAGAGCCACTGCCTTAAGACGCACATGAAGAGCCACCGCCGCGGGGACCAGGGGTTCCTGAACGCCCGTGTCCTTGAGGACGGTGAACCGACGTCAATTTGA
- the LOC134875929 gene encoding zinc finger protein 37-like isoform X1: protein MCEVFLRKIAPSETDEGMFYWKNSSEPLEEMSKCDILRGIVTEKLSTALQEILAVLQRTVSGYEEEALGLRREISRQRSQLELLQPRVSLQRRALVPDAEDHDVEVSPEEEEEQQPAEQETGSLGMLWYDDDEDDEEEEQPTPDPKDPDFQITPRLISPRARSDRRRPGRPRGSIILRVCLLEDARTLVLSNSVFKRHPVQELCCPPGLSEEGFLLLLRSSFPRLTESFELFTSDRTKTLRPLRLEALTPERILSSVRASALYIRLKSREDSGSRGSVGPQEEPSPSGSITSSADETEASSSVPSPRVPSVKRRRGRPRLWKQPPHHVLRVCMLGTHRSDVLSNKVFKRHPVQELCCPPGLSEEDFLLLLRSSFPRLTDGSSFELLRTDRSRRLQRVRAERLTPEEILKTRSPGGEKTLLYLRLTTGKEEEAEEEQEQQQQEEEEEQVQQEEEEEQQQQQEERRLSSDVVMKTDEAGFSSSPVQRAVPCSNAPQEQEVEAQEQEEETQEQEVEAQEQELETQGAAYSSEDGAADEASDGHWKADPDLRPSGARRGKLTGKTACRVCGVSYVVQGSLIKHAWSHADDAPAVCGVCGNRYETSEDLKSHLKKYKKTHECSFCRKSFLTVTGLKCHVTLHTGDRPFKCDLCGKAFAHASNLSIHRWVHREERPHKCDVCPKAFGMKAQLQAHRRTHGQRERFSCGVCGKSLLDMRSLTRHKSTHSGERRYGCEICGKRFKLPGTLRSHEKIHTVRERPFLCHICCKTFISNSGLKMHEKTHAAERPFPCAVCGKGFISNGERNAHMRVHTGEAPHGCSECGRFFKRKTHLNNHVRSHMGIKLFVCSVCGKACSRQEHLTVHMRTHNGERPYQCTVCEKAFTQSHCLKTHMKSHRRGDQGFLNARVLEDGEPTSI, encoded by the exons ATGTGCGAAGTTTTCCTGCGTAAAATCGCCCCTTCTGAGACAGATGAGGGCATGTTTTACTGGAAGAACAGCTCGGAGCCTCTGGAGGAAATGTCCAAATGTGATATCCTGAGAGGCATCGTGACGGAGAAGCTGAGCACCGCGCTGCAGGAGATCCTGGCGGTGCTACAGAGAACTGTGTCCGGGTATGAGGAGGAGGCTTTGGGCCTGAGGAGGGAGATCAGCCGGCAGAGGAGCCAGCTGGAGCTCCTGCAGCCCCGAGTCAGCCTGCAGAGAAGAG CCCTGGTTCCAGATGCTGAAGACCATGATGTGGAGGTTTcccctgaggaggaagaggagcagcagccaG CGGAGCAGGAGACCGGGAGCCTCGGCATGCTGTGGTACGACGAcgatgaggatgatgaagaggaagagcagcCGACACCGGACCCGAAGGACCCCGATTTTCAAATAACACCCCg GCTGATTTCCCCCAGAGCGCGGTCTGACAGGCGGCGGCCCGGCAGACCCCGGGGCAGCATCATCCTCAGGGTCTGCCTCCTGGAGGACGCCCGCACCCTCGTGCTCTCCAACAGCG TGTTTAAGAGGCACCCGGTGCAGGAGCTGTGCTGCCCCCCCGGGCTGTCGGAGGAGGGCTTCCTGCTTCTCCTCCGCTCATCCTTCCCCCGGCTGACGGAGAGCTTCGAGCTCTTCACCTCCGACCGGACCAAGACGCTGCGGCCGCTGCGTCTGGAGGCGCTGACTCCGGAGAGGATCCTCAGCAGCGTGCGAGCCTCCGCCCTATACATTCGCCTCAAg AGCAGAGAGGATTCTGGGAGCAGGGGCTCTGTTGGTCCTCAGGAAGAACCGTCTCCGTCGGGCTCCATCACCTCATCAGCTGACGAGACCGAAGCGTCCagcag CGTACCGTCTCCCAGAGTGCCGTCTGTCAAGCGCCGGCGAGGCAGACCCCGCCTCTGGAAGCAGCCCCCTCACCACGTCCTGAGGGTCTGCATGCTGGGGACGCACCGCTCAGATGTGCTGTCCAACaaag TGTTTAAGAGGCACCCGGTGCAGGAGCTTTGCTGCCCCCCCGGGCTGTCGGAGGAGgacttcctgctcctcctccgcTCCTCCTTCCCTCGCCTGACGGACGGCAGCAGTTTCGAGCTCCTCCGGACTGACCGGAGCCGGCGGCTGCAGAGGGTCCGGGCGGAGCGGCTGACCCCCGAAGAGATCCTTAAGACCAGGAGCCCTGGGGGGGAGAAGACGCTGCTCTACCTCCGGCTCACG AcgggaaaggaggaggaggcggaggaggagcaggagcagcagcagcaggaggaggaggaggagcaggtgcagcaggaggaggaggaggagcagcagcagcagcaggaggagcgCCGCCTCTCATCTGATGTGGTGATGAAAACTGACGAAGCCGGGTTCAGTTCAAG CCCGGTGCAGCGTGCAGTCCCGTGCAGCAACGCGCCgcaggaacaggaagtagaggcgcaggaacaggaagaagagacgcaggaacaggaagtagagGCGCAGGAACAGGAATTAGAGACGCAGGGCGCTGCATACTCCAGCGAGGACGGAGCTGCAGACGAGGCGTCGGACGGACACTGGAAAGCCGACCCGGACCTGAGGCCGAGCGGCGCCAGGAGAGGGAAGCTCACTGGGAAAACTGCGTGCAGAGTGTGCGGCGTGTCGTACGTGGTGCAGGGCAGCCTGATCAAACACGCCTGGAGTCACGCTGACGATGCGCCGGCCGTCTGCGGGGTCTGCGGCAACCGCTACGAAACCTCCGAGGATTTAAAGTCGCAtctgaagaaatacaaaaagaccCACGAGTGCTCGTTCTGCAGGAAATCCTTCCTCACCGTCACCGGGCTTAAGTGTCACGTCACGCTGCACACTGGCGACCGGCCCTTCAAATGCGACCTCTGCGGGAAGGCCTTCGCGCACGCCTCCAACCTGAGCATCCACCGCTGGGTGCACCGCGAGGAGAGACCGCACAAATGCGACGTGTGCCCGAAGGCATTCGGCATGAAGGCGCAGCTGCAGGCGCACCGGCGGACGCACGGCCAGAGAGAGCGCTTCAGCTGCGGCGTCTGCGGGAAGTCCTTACTGGACATGCGGTCCCTAACGCGACACAAGTCCACACACTCCGGCGAGCGGCGCTACGGCTGCGAAATCTGCGGGAAGCGCTTCAAACTCCCGGGAACGCTGAGGTCTCACGAGAAGATCCACACGGTGCGCGAGCGGCCCTTCCTCTGCCACATCTGCTGCAAGACCTTCATCTCCAACAGTGGGCTGAAGATGCACGAGAAGACGCACGCTGCCGAGCGCCCGTTCCCGTGCGCCGTCTGCGGGAAGGGCTTCATCTCCAACGGTGAGCGCAATGCGCACATGCGCGTGCACACGGGCGAGGCGCCACATGGCTGCTCCGAGTGCGGACGCTTCTTCAAGCGCAAGACGCACCTGAACAACCACGTGAGGAGCCACATGGGCATCAAGCTGTTCGTGTGCAGCGTCTGCGGGAAGGCGTGCTCGCGGCAGGAGCACCTGACTGTGCACATGAGGACGCACAACGGGGAGAGACCCTACCAATGTACCGTCTGCGAGAAGGCCTTCACTCAGAGCCACTGCCTTAAGACGCACATGAAGAGCCACCGCCGCGGGGACCAGGGGTTCCTGAACGCCCGTGTCCTTGAGGACGGTGAACCGACGTCAATTTGA